The following DNA comes from Bacillota bacterium.
GGCCCGAGAAGGCCAGGAAGTCACAGTCGATCGCGCCCACGTCCACCGGCATGTGCGGCACGCTCTGCGCCCCGTCCACCAGCGCCCGCGCGCCCACCCGGTGGGCTTCCCGGCAGATGGCCTCCACCGGGTTGACCGTGCCGAGCACATTGGAGACGTGGGTGACGGTCACCAGCCGGGTCCTCCGGCCCAGCTTCGCCTTGAAATCGGCCCAGTCCAGCTCGCCGTCCGGCGTCAGCCGCGCGTAGACCAGGGAGGCGCCCGTCTCGCGCGCGACCAGCTGCCAGGGGACCAGGTTGGAGTGGTGCTCCATCTCGGTGAGCAGGATCTCGTCGCCCGGCTTCAGGTTCTGCCGCGCCCAGCCCTGGGCGACCAGGTTGATCGCCTCGGTGGTGTTGCGGACGAAGATCAGACCGCGCGGATCGCCCGCGCCGATGAAGCGAGCCACCCGCGCCCTCGCCCGCTCGTACGCCTCCGTCGCCTCTTCGCCCAGCGTGTGGATGGCCCGGTGGACGTTGGCGTTCATCTCCCGGTAGTACCGGTCGACCGCCGCCAGCACCGCCTCCGGCTTCTGCGAGGTGGCGGCGGAGTCCAGGTAGACCAGGGGGCGGTCGTGCACCCGGCGACGGAGGATGGGGAAGTCCTGCCGGATTCGGCGGGCGTCCAGCGCCATGGTCATCCCAGCTTCCTGTCGATGGATCGTGCGAAGGTCTCGCGGAGGGCTCCCTCCGGCACGCGTTCCAGGAGCGGCTGAAAGTAGCCCGCCACCACCAGGCGGCGCGCCTCCTGCGGGGGAATGCCGCGGCTCTCCAGGTAGAAGAGCTGCTCGTCGTCCACCTTCCCCGCGGTGGCCGCGTGACCCGCCTGGACCTCGTTCTCGTCGATGACCAGGCTGGGGATCGCCTCTCCCCGCGCCGCCCGGTCCATCAGCAGCGTGCCCTCCCGCTGGTAGGCGTTCGACGCCTTGGCCCCGCGCAGGATATGCGTCCGGCCGCGGAAGATCGAGCGCGCCTCGTCGAAGAGGGCGCCCCGGGCGGTCATCTCGCTGGTCGTCTTGCGACCCTGGTGGATCATCTCGCCCGGGAAGTCCAGGTGCTGCCCTCCGGTGCCCAGGAAGGCCAGCGCCGCCCGGGAGCCGGAGCCGTCGCCCAGGAGCTCGGAGCGGAAGCCCGAGCGGCTCACCCGGGCGCCGAACTCGCCCAGCACCCATTCCACCGAGCTGCCCGCCGCCTGCCGGGCGCTCCGGCGGGCGAAGGCGAAGGTCCCGTCCCCCAGGAGCTGGAGGCCGATGTAGCGAAGCCGGGCCTCCTCGCCGGCGTAGACCTCGACCCCGTGGAGGTAGAGCCCTGGCGCCCCGGTCGCGGGCCTCCCGGCCACGGCGACCACCACGGTCGCCTCCGCCTCGGGCTCCAGGACGACCAGGCTGTGGCCGACGGCTCCTTCCTCCGGCCGGTCGAGCCAGTCCAGCAGAAAGAGCGGCGCCTCCACGCGCACCCCGCGACCGACGTGGAGGAAGAAGCCGCCGCGCCAGGCCGCCCGCTCCAGCAGGTCGAGCTTGGTCTCCTCCGCCCAGGCGGGCCCGAAGAGATGGGAACGCACCAGCTCCGGCTCCTCCCGCACCGCCTGCGCCAGCGCCAGGAAGCGGACGCCCTCGGGGAGCGACCCCTCCCCCGGCAGGACGACCGGCTCCCCGTCCCACTCCTGAAGGACGGCGGCCTCCCTCGACGCCGAGAGGAGCGGCTCCAGCTCGGCGGGCATCCGCGTCGCCGGCAGGTCGGAAGGCCGGGGGCCCTCCGGGCGAAGCGGCTCCACCCGGTCGAGGGAGAAGCCGAGCGAGGCCAGATTCGTCTTCCTCCAGGCCTCCACGTTGGCTGCGGGCAGGTCGGTCGCCTCGTACCTCCGCCAGGCCTCCCGGCGACTCTCCGCCACCCATTCCGGCTCCCCCAGGGCGGCCACCCTGCGGGCGAAGAGCTCGGCGTCCAGCGGACGCCCGGCCTCGGTGCTCAGGCTCATGACGGGGCCCCCTCGCCGCCCGCGGCACCACCGGCGGCCGGCGTCGCGTACTGTTCCTCGATCCAGCCGTAGCCCCGCTCCTCCAGCTGGTCGACCAGCTCCCGGCCGCCCGAGAGGACGATGCGACCGTCCACCAGGACGTGGACCACGTCCGGCTCGATGTAGCGCAGGATCCGCTGGTAGTGGGTGATCAGGACGATGCCCAGATCCGGCCCGCGCAGGGCGTTGACACCCTCGGAGACGACCCGCAGCGCGTCGATGTCCAGGCCCGAGTCGGTCTCGTCCAGAATGGCGATCTTGGGCTCCAGAAGCGCCATCTGGAGGATCTCGTTGCGCTTCTTCTCGCCGCCGGAGAAGCCCTCGTTGAGGTAGCGGTTGGCGAAGCTGGGGTCGATCTGGAGCTGCCTCATCTTCTCCTGCAGAAGGCGGTAGAACTCCATCACCGTGTAGGGCTTCTCGCGCCGGGCGTTGACCGCGGTGCGGAGGAAGTTGACGTTGGTCACGCCCGGCACCTCGGTGGGATATTGAAAGGCCAGGAAGAGGCCGGCCCGGGAGCGCTGGTCCGGCCGCATGGCCAGGAGGTCCTCGCCGTCCAGGAGCACCTGCCCGTGCGTCACGCGGTAGGCCGGATGTCCCGCCAGCGCCTCGGCCAGCGTGCTCTTGCCGGCTCCGTTGGGCCCCATCAGGGCATGGACCTCGCCGCCCTGCACGGTCAGCGTGATGCCTTTCAGGATCTCCCTCTCCTCCGTGCGGACGTGCAGGTCCCGGATCTCGAGCTTCGGCATGGCTCCAACCCCTCGAACCGAAGTAAATCCGACTTCCCAAGTAGGATTTCATCCGGTAGGATACCACACTCGCCGGCGCCGGCAAATCCCGCCTGCACGGTTCGAGCAAGGTCAAACCGGGATCACGTGCAGGTCGCGCGGCAGCCGGCTGAGCACTCGCGCCCCCTCCCCGGTCACCTCGACGATCTCTTCCAGGCGGATCCCCCAGCGGCCGGGGAGGTAGACGCCCGGCTCCACCGAGAAGAACATGCCCGGCTCCAGCCGCGTCCGGCTCTGCCGGTGGATCCAGGGCGGCTCGTGGGTGGCGAGGCCGATGCCGTGCCCCAGCCGGTGGGTGAAGGTGGGACCGTAGCCGGCCTCTTCGATCACCCGGCGTGCGGCCGCGTCGACCTCGGCGGCGACGACGCCCGGGCGGATGACCGCCAGCGCCGCCTCCACCGCCCGCTCCACCACCGCGTGGACGCGGCGGACCTCTTCCTCCGGCTCGCCCAGCACGGCCACCCTGGTCAGGTCGGAGCAGTAGCCGTCCAGGGTGGCGCCGATGTCCATCACCACCGGCTGCCCGGGGACGACGGGCTCGCCGGAGGTGTGATGGTGGGGCAGGGCGCCGTGGGCGCCGGCCGCCACCAGCGCGAAGTCGACGCGTTCGGCGCCCCCTTCCTGGAAGGCGCGCTGGATGGCGGCCGCCACCTGCCTCTCGGTGGCGCCGGGGCGGAGCGCTGCCCAACCTGCCTCCATGGCCCGGTCGGCCAGGGCGGCGGAACGCTGGAGCCGCTCGGCCTCCTGGCGATCCTTCACCGCGCGGAAGGGCTCCAGCGCCGGTCCCAGGTCGACGAACTCGCCCCCCACCCGCCGCAGGACGGGGAGCAGGGTGGCGGCGGGCATCCTGCCGTCCACGGCCACCCGTTTGGTCTTGTGGACGCCCAGCCGGTGGAGGAACTCGCCGATCCGCACACCCGGGTCCTGATCGTCGCTCCAGACCACCCAGACGAGGCCGCCCGCGCCCTCGGGCCCCAGCGCGCGGCGGAACTGCTCCTCGTTCAGCTGCGGGACGAAGAGTCCCGTCTCCGCGTGGGTGATGGCCAGCAGGCAGGGCCGCTCGTCCGCCACGGGCGTGAAGCCGAGGAGATAGCGCATGGTGTCGCCGGGCGCCACCAGCACCGCGTCCGCCCCCAGCCTGCGCAGCGCCTGACGGCCCGCTTCCAGTCGGATCACGCTCCTCCCTCCTCCGAAGTTCCTGCCGCCGGGAGCCTCCCCGCTCCTCACCGGAGCGAGTACCCGCCGTCCACCACCAGCACCTGGCCGCGGACCATCTCGGCCTCGTCCGAGCAGAGCCAGGCGACCGCGGCCGCGATGTCCTCCGGCCGCAGGATCCGGCCCGCCGGCGTCTCCCGCTGCGCGGAGGCCAGGAGCTCCTCCCGGTTGGGGAAGTGGCGGATGGCGTCGGTGTCGACCACGCTGCCCGAGACCGCGTTGACGGCGATCCCGTAGCGGGCCAGGTCGACCGCCAGGTAGCGGGTGAGCGCCTCCAGCGCCGCCTTGGAGACGCCCACGGCCACGTAGTACGGGATCACCCGGTGCGAGCCGAGGCTGGTGATGTTGACGATCCGCCCGCCGCCCGCCTTCTGCATCAGCGGCACCGCCGCCTGCGAGCAGAGGAAGGCGCCGCGCGCGTTGATGTTCATGGTCCAGTCCCAGCCCTTGGCGTCCAGCTCCATCACCGGGTGGAGCGAGCCCGAGGCGGCGTTGTTGACCAGGATGTCCAGGCGGCCGAAGGTCGCCTCCACCTCGTCGAACATGGCCTGTACCCGTTCCGGCTCGCCCACGTGCGCCCTGACCAGGTGAGCGCGCCGGCCCATCGCCTCGACCTCTCCCGCCGTCTCCTCGGCCGGCTTCCGGTTGCGGAAGAAGTTGATCGCCACGTCGGCGCCCTCGGCGGCCAGCCGGAGCGTGATCGCCCGGCCGATCCCGCGCGAGCCGCCGGTCACCAGCGCCACCTTGCCTGCGAAACGGCCTTCACCCATCCGGATCCCCCCGCTTCCGGGCCGCTCCAGCGCGCCCGGCTTCGCCGTCCGTTCCGGTTCCGCACCGGTTCCGATTCCGCGCGCGGCCGCCGACTTCCTGGGGCGGAACGGCAGCGGAGGAAGTATAGCCCGTCCCAACCCCTCCCCGCGTTGCGCGCCCCGGGCCGCGACCGGTATCTTGCCTCCGGGGGTGCAGCTGGATGGGGCGGCGGGAGGGAGGCCCGGAGACCCCGCCCGGGCGGGTGGCGGTGGTGACCGGGAGCGCGACCGGTATCGGCGCCGCGGTGGTGCGGGTGCTGGCCGAGGCGGGCTACGAGGTCGGCGTCAACTGGTTCCACAGCCGGGAGCGCGCCGAGGAGCTGGTCCGCTCCGTCGAGGCGCTGGGGCGGCGTGCCCTGGCCGTCCAGGCCGACATGTCCCGGCGGGAAGAGGTGGACGCCGCCTTCGACCGCTTCCTCGACTTCTTCGGCCGGGTGGACGTGCTGGTCAACGCCGCCGGTCCCTTCATCTTCGAGGATCGGCCGCTGCTGGAGACCTCGCCGGACGAGTGGCGGGAGCTGCTGGACGGGAACCTCTCCAGCGTCTACTGGGCGGTGCGCCGGGTGCTGCCGGGCATGCGCCAGCGGCGCTGGGGGCGGGTGATCAACTTCGGCATGACCGGTTCGGCGGTGGCCGGCTCCTACGTGCGCGCGACCGCCTACGCCGCGGCCAAGAGCGGGCTCGCCTCGCTCACCCGTTCCCTGGCGCTGAGCGAGGCGCCCTACGGCATCACCGTCAACATGGTCTCCCCGGGCCTGATCCGGCCGGCCTGGAAGGAGCGGCGCATCGCCGAGGCGCGCGCGGCGCGCGACCCGGCGGTCCCGCTGGGCCGCCCCGGGACGGGGGAGGACCTGGCGCGGGTGGTCCTCTTCCTCTGCGAGGAGGCGTCCGACTTCCTCACCGGCAACGTGATCGAGGTGACCGGAGGGTGGCGGCCCGAGCCGTGAAGAGGCGCCGGCCAGCCACGGCCGGCGCCCGGTCCTGCGCCCGGCCGGCTCAGGTGCCGGGGGCGTACCGCTCCCGCAGCGTCCGCAGCCTCTCCAGGGCCGCTTCCTCCGCCTCGTCCGCGCGGCTGGCCCAGTCGCCGCCTTCCTCCGCCTTGAGGCGGATGTTGCCCACGGTCCTGGCCTCCACCTCGTCCAGGAAGGCGCCGATCTCCTCCGCGCCGTACTCGCCCCAGGTGCCCGCCACCACCCGGCGGAGGAACTCCTCCAGGTCGAGCGGCTCCTCCATCGCCAGCTCCGTGTAGAGCTCGTCCAGCGTCGGCTTCCCGCCCACCCGCGATCCCCCCGGCTCAGCTCCAGCTGTCGGCGCGGAGCAGGCGGAGCGCCTCGTTCCGGGTCGCTTCCTGCTCCGCGAAGACGCCGCGGACGGCGGAGGTGACGGTGACCGACCCCGGTTTTCGGATCCCGCGCATGGTCATGCAGAGGTGTTCCGCCTCCACCACCACGAGCACGCCCTTGGGCCGGAGCTTCCCCTCGATCGCCTCCGCCACCTGGGCGGTCAGCCTCTCCTGCAGCTGGGGCCGGCGGGCGGCCGACTCCACCACCCGGGCCAGCTTGGAGATGCCGGTGATCAACCCGCCGGAAGGGATGTACGCCACGTGCGCCCGCCCCCGGAAGGGAAGCAGGTGGTGCTCGCACATGGAATAGAACGGGATGTCGCGGACGATCACCAGATCGTCGCGCTCCACGTGGAAGAAGCTGGTCATCTGCTCGGCGGGGTCGGCGCCCACGTCGCTGAAGAGCTCGGCGTAGGCATCGGCGACGCGCCGGGGCGTCTCCCGCAGCCCCTCGCGGTCGGGCTCCTCGCCGATGGCCAGGAGGATCTCGCGCACCGCGTGCGCGATCCTCGTCCGGTCCACCTCCATCGTTCGACCGCCTCCTTGGCACGGCTCCTCTCAGTGTAGAGGGTGGTCGGTGCGATACAAGCCGGCCTCGGCGCCGGCCGGGCCGGTTCGGGGGGCGACTGGTATCCTTTGCCCGGAGGTGTTCTCGCTCTTGCAGCAGGATGAGCAGGCTGCGGAGGGACTGGAACCGTCCCTGGTGGGCCGCGCATCGCCGCCGCGACCCGTCCGCGTCGAGCCGGAGGCCGTCCGCCGCTTCGCCCGGGCGCTGGGCGACCCGCGCGCGGACGATCCCGGCTGGGTTCCGCCCACCTTCCCCATCCGCTTCGGCATCTGGGAGAGCGGCATACCGGGGCTGCAGCTGGACCTGCGCCGCGTCCTCCACGGGGAGCAGGCGTTCCGGTACGCCCGTCCCCTCCGCCCCGGCGAGGAGCTGGAAGTGCGCAGCCGCGTGGCCGACGTGCGGCGGAGGAAGGGTTCGCAGGGCTCGCTGACGCTTCTCGACCTGGAGATGCTGGGAGTGGACGCGGAGGGGCGGGAGGTCTTCGCCGCCCGGACCACCCTGGTGGTGCGCGAGGGGGTGGGGGGATGAGCGTCGACTGGTCGGGGCTTCGGCCCGGCGACGAGTTGCCGCCGATGTTCTACGGCCCGGTGAGCCGGGAGCAGCTGGCCGCCTACGCGGAGGCCTCGGGCGACCGGAACCCGATCCATCTCGACGACCGGGTCGCCCGCGCTTTCGGCCTGGAGGGCGTCATCATCCACGGCATGCTGGGCATGGGGATCCTGGGCGCCGCGCTGGGCCGCTGGGCGGGGGCCGGGGGCTGGGTCCGCTCCTTCGAGGTCCGCTTCGCCCGCATGATCCGCCCCGGCGAGCCGCTGACGGCCCGCGCCCGCCTCCTCCGCCGCGAGGGAGGCCGGGCGGAGCTGGAGGTCTGGATCGATCCCGGTGACGGCAGTCGCGCGACCCGAGGCCGCGCCGTCCTGGAATGGGAACCGGGGACGGCCAGCACCACCACGCCTTGACATTCATGACGGGTTTGTATTAGAAAGTGATTGCTAACCGATAGCGGCTATCGGTTGGCAGTGGGTGCCGGGTGGTGGAAGGCATGTGGTCGACGACGGTCGCGGCGACCCTCCGCGAGTCGGGCAAGCGGATGACCCCCCAGCGGCAGGCGGTGGTGGAGGCTCTGGAAGAGCTGCAGAACGCCCACCCGGCCGCGCAGCAGGTGGCCGAGCGGGTCCGCCGCCGCCAGCCCATGGTCTCCGAGGCGACGGTCTACAAGATCCTCTCGGAACTGGTGGGCCTCAACCTGCTGGCCGCGGTGGACGTCCACGACGGGCGAGTGCACTACGACCTGAACACCGCCCCCCACGCCCATGCCGTCTGTCGCCGCTGCGGCCGGATCGACGACGTCCGCGTCGGCACCCGGGCCTGGCCCTACCGGGGCGGAGCGGAGGCCGAGGAGGCGCTGGCGCTGCCGGCGGGCTTTCGCCTGGAGGCGGTGGAACTGGTCCTGCGCGGCCTCTGCGCCGATTGCGCCCGGCGGGCGGCGGGAGCCGCCGGTTGAAGGCGGTATGGAGCCAGTCCAGTCAGGTCAGGACTTCCATGAGGAGGTGCCCGTGTCCATGCCCAAGCTCGAGGGGAGCAAGACGCTGGAGAATCTGAAGGCCGGCTTTGCCGGCGAGTCGCAGGCCAACCGGCGCTACCTGTACTTCGCGCGCCAGGCCGACATCGAGGGTCATCCCGACGTGGCCGGCCTCTTCCGCGACGTGGCCGAGGGCGAGACGGGCCATGCCTTCGGCCATTTCGACTTTCTCAAGGAAGTGGGCGACCCGGTGACCGGCGTCAAGGTCGGCACCACCGAGGAGAACCTCCACTCGGCCATCGAGGGCGAGACCTACGAGTACACCGAGATGTACCCGGGCTTCGCCCGCACCGCCCGTGAGGAGGGCTTCGACGAGATCGCCGACTGGTTCGAGACGCTGGCCCGGGCGGAGAAGTCCCACGCCGGCCGCTTCCAGAAGGGCCTCGAGGCGCTCAAGCAGTGAGCCCGGCCCGGCGGGGCGGGGAGAGGTGCTGGCCCGTCCCCGCCGGGTTCGTTCGCGAGGGGGGAGCTTCGTGGGGGAGGAGACGGCGGTCCGCTCGCCGACGCCCGGCGAGGAAGGGTTCTGGAGCGCTGCCGCGGTCCGCGCGGAGATGGAGCGCGTCTTCGACATCTGCAACGGCTGCCGCCTCTGCTACAACCTGTGCCCCTCCTTCACCACCCTGCTCCAGCGCATCGACGAGAAGGGCGACGGCGACCTGCAGGCCCTCGACCAGGTCGATTACGACGCGTTCGTCGACCTCTGCTACGAGTGCCACCTCTGCTACCCCAAGTGCCCCTACACGCCCCCGCACCGGTATGCCA
Coding sequences within:
- a CDS encoding MaoC family dehydratase N-terminal domain-containing protein; protein product: MQQDEQAAEGLEPSLVGRASPPRPVRVEPEAVRRFARALGDPRADDPGWVPPTFPIRFGIWESGIPGLQLDLRRVLHGEQAFRYARPLRPGEELEVRSRVADVRRRKGSQGSLTLLDLEMLGVDAEGREVFAARTTLVVREGVGG
- a CDS encoding SufD family Fe-S cluster assembly protein, whose translation is MSLSTEAGRPLDAELFARRVAALGEPEWVAESRREAWRRYEATDLPAANVEAWRKTNLASLGFSLDRVEPLRPEGPRPSDLPATRMPAELEPLLSASREAAVLQEWDGEPVVLPGEGSLPEGVRFLALAQAVREEPELVRSHLFGPAWAEETKLDLLERAAWRGGFFLHVGRGVRVEAPLFLLDWLDRPEEGAVGHSLVVLEPEAEATVVVAVAGRPATGAPGLYLHGVEVYAGEEARLRYIGLQLLGDGTFAFARRSARQAAGSSVEWVLGEFGARVSRSGFRSELLGDGSGSRAALAFLGTGGQHLDFPGEMIHQGRKTTSEMTARGALFDEARSIFRGRTHILRGAKASNAYQREGTLLMDRAARGEAIPSLVIDENEVQAGHAATAGKVDDEQLFYLESRGIPPQEARRLVVAGYFQPLLERVPEGALRETFARSIDRKLG
- a CDS encoding Xaa-Pro peptidase family protein, with the protein product MIRLEAGRQALRRLGADAVLVAPGDTMRYLLGFTPVADERPCLLAITHAETGLFVPQLNEEQFRRALGPEGAGGLVWVVWSDDQDPGVRIGEFLHRLGVHKTKRVAVDGRMPAATLLPVLRRVGGEFVDLGPALEPFRAVKDRQEAERLQRSAALADRAMEAGWAALRPGATERQVAAAIQRAFQEGGAERVDFALVAAGAHGALPHHHTSGEPVVPGQPVVMDIGATLDGYCSDLTRVAVLGEPEEEVRRVHAVVERAVEAALAVIRPGVVAAEVDAAARRVIEEAGYGPTFTHRLGHGIGLATHEPPWIHRQSRTRLEPGMFFSVEPGVYLPGRWGIRLEEIVEVTGEGARVLSRLPRDLHVIPV
- a CDS encoding SDR family oxidoreductase encodes the protein MGRREGGPETPPGRVAVVTGSATGIGAAVVRVLAEAGYEVGVNWFHSRERAEELVRSVEALGRRALAVQADMSRREEVDAAFDRFLDFFGRVDVLVNAAGPFIFEDRPLLETSPDEWRELLDGNLSSVYWAVRRVLPGMRQRRWGRVINFGMTGSAVAGSYVRATAYAAAKSGLASLTRSLALSEAPYGITVNMVSPGLIRPAWKERRIAEARAARDPAVPLGRPGTGEDLARVVLFLCEEASDFLTGNVIEVTGGWRPEP
- the fabL gene encoding enoyl-[acyl-carrier-protein] reductase FabL gives rise to the protein MGEGRFAGKVALVTGGSRGIGRAITLRLAAEGADVAINFFRNRKPAEETAGEVEAMGRRAHLVRAHVGEPERVQAMFDEVEATFGRLDILVNNAASGSLHPVMELDAKGWDWTMNINARGAFLCSQAAVPLMQKAGGGRIVNITSLGSHRVIPYYVAVGVSKAALEALTRYLAVDLARYGIAVNAVSGSVVDTDAIRHFPNREELLASAQRETPAGRILRPEDIAAAVAWLCSDEAEMVRGQVLVVDGGYSLR
- the sufC gene encoding Fe-S cluster assembly ATPase SufC, translated to MPKLEIRDLHVRTEEREILKGITLTVQGGEVHALMGPNGAGKSTLAEALAGHPAYRVTHGQVLLDGEDLLAMRPDQRSRAGLFLAFQYPTEVPGVTNVNFLRTAVNARREKPYTVMEFYRLLQEKMRQLQIDPSFANRYLNEGFSGGEKKRNEILQMALLEPKIAILDETDSGLDIDALRVVSEGVNALRGPDLGIVLITHYQRILRYIEPDVVHVLVDGRIVLSGGRELVDQLEERGYGWIEEQYATPAAGGAAGGEGAPS
- a CDS encoding rubrerythrin family protein; translated protein: MPKLEGSKTLENLKAGFAGESQANRRYLYFARQADIEGHPDVAGLFRDVAEGETGHAFGHFDFLKEVGDPVTGVKVGTTEENLHSAIEGETYEYTEMYPGFARTAREEGFDEIADWFETLARAEKSHAGRFQKGLEALKQ
- a CDS encoding transcriptional repressor, whose amino-acid sequence is MWSTTVAATLRESGKRMTPQRQAVVEALEELQNAHPAAQQVAERVRRRQPMVSEATVYKILSELVGLNLLAAVDVHDGRVHYDLNTAPHAHAVCRRCGRIDDVRVGTRAWPYRGGAEAEEALALPAGFRLEAVELVLRGLCADCARRAAGAAG
- a CDS encoding MaoC/PaaZ C-terminal domain-containing protein, which produces MSVDWSGLRPGDELPPMFYGPVSREQLAAYAEASGDRNPIHLDDRVARAFGLEGVIIHGMLGMGILGAALGRWAGAGGWVRSFEVRFARMIRPGEPLTARARLLRREGGRAELEVWIDPGDGSRATRGRAVLEWEPGTASTTTP
- a CDS encoding cysteine desulfurase, coding for MDARRIRQDFPILRRRVHDRPLVYLDSAATSQKPEAVLAAVDRYYREMNANVHRAIHTLGEEATEAYERARARVARFIGAGDPRGLIFVRNTTEAINLVAQGWARQNLKPGDEILLTEMEHHSNLVPWQLVARETGASLVYARLTPDGELDWADFKAKLGRRTRLVTVTHVSNVLGTVNPVEAICREAHRVGARALVDGAQSVPHMPVDVGAIDCDFLAFSGHKMLGPMGIGALWARPEILEETEPLFGGGEMIAEVFPDHSTWNELPWKFEAGTPDVAGAIGLEAAVEYLEGLGMENVAAHERELTRYAYERLERIEGLRIYGPRPPEKEHAGVVTFNLLSVHPHDLSMVLDRRGVAVRAGHHCAQPLMRWLDVPSTARASFYIYTLPEEIDVLAEALEEAREYFSHVLLG
- the folE gene encoding GTP cyclohydrolase I FolE — translated: MEVDRTRIAHAVREILLAIGEEPDREGLRETPRRVADAYAELFSDVGADPAEQMTSFFHVERDDLVIVRDIPFYSMCEHHLLPFRGRAHVAYIPSGGLITGISKLARVVESAARRPQLQERLTAQVAEAIEGKLRPKGVLVVVEAEHLCMTMRGIRKPGSVTVTSAVRGVFAEQEATRNEALRLLRADSWS